From the genome of Candidatus Thorarchaeota archaeon:
GTGGCTCGAGCTGCCTGAGCCAGCCGCTGGTGGTGAGGGCCAGCGGATGAAGTTCCTCGCCCTCAGTGGCTTTGATGAACATCTCTCTGCCATGAGCAATCTGCATGTACACATCGTCCAGGGGGGCCTTGTTAAGAATAGCAAACACAAGGCGATCCCAGCAGATCTTGGCCAGCAGTGCGCGCTTGACACGCTGCTTGCTGTCATCAGGAAGCTCATTGTACTTGGACACCTGAGACGAGACTTGCGTCATCAGCTCCCCGAGGAGCGACTCTGCATCGGACTTGTCCCGCGACCAGACCACAAACTCAACCTCTTTCTTAGACTCATCCACCCAGACATTCACTGCAAAGGGCTTGTCACCAATCTTCAGTGAGAAGTGAGCCTTGCCCTTGAACACCTGGCTCTCAGCCTCGCTGTACTCCTCAAGGAGAACCCCCGGCCGAGAGGCTACGGCATTCCACGCTATCTTGAATATGACCGCAGACTCCGGGTGCGAGTAGCTCAGCGTACGAGCGGCTTTTGAGTACTGTGTCAAGTCTTCCACGGGCATCCCTCGTGCTCTCTAGCTCCCTTCTGGGAGGGATGTGAGCCCTTTAAGAAGTTTCGTGGATGCACTCTCAACGTCCACGCGTCTTGCTCCAATGGCAGAGTTGACCACCACGTAGCTCTCAGGGTAGTTGTCCACGCAGGCACCGAACTCACCCCGGACCACAACACGAGGACCAGTGACCCTTCGTTCATATAGATAGGCCCCGAGTCTCCGAGCGTCATCAAGACCCACAGTCATTGCACAGGCGATTGGACTCACCACATCGAGTACCCTCTGACCCGTCGTCGAGGCAATCTCCTCAATGCGCGACTGGAGGAACGCTCGGTTCTCAGTCTGTTCCTGCCGCAGCTTAACATAGCCCTCTTCTCCCAACACCAGCATGGCTGCAAGCGTCTGGACTACAGGCGCCGCTGACGCACGTCCCGCATAGGTGGCAGCCGTCCATTCGATGACTTGGCTGTGTGGTGATACAACTATGGAGGCGCCCACTGGTGCAAGGAAGTTCTTGTCGCTGCTCTGAACAATGGCGTCCACCCGTCCGGCGTCTACTGCGGCCCGGATGAGCGCCATGACCTGAGCCGACTGGACCCCATATGCATTGTTGATTACAAGGGGAGTGTTTCTCTCGGCACAGAGTCGTGCTATCTCCTTTACCGGGTCGGGTTCTCGCGGCGGAAAGAAGGTGGTCGTGGCAAGTACGGCTTGGCCACTGTCCGGCCGCATGAGCCTCTCAAGAGCACTCAGATCGGTTTGCACTGCATCCCCTTCAATCAGATTCGGGATGGACACTTCTTCAAGGCCAGCCATGGCAATGGCCCTCTTCGGAGACAGGTGGTCCAGTCGTGGATAGAGCACCTGACGCACCCCGAACTCACGTCGCAGAGCGGCGAGGACAAGGGCAATGGTCATACCGGTCGACAGCGGCACCACGAACCCATGTCGGACGTTACTGAGACCGAGTTTGCGTATGGCGTCGACTGCCACTGTGTTGGCGATGTTCTGCATCAGTGAAGCACCAACCGCCTTGGGTTGAGGATTGGTCACATGTCCGCTGCGTCCAATGCCATGATTGAACCCCAGAGACAGACGACCGATGAGTGGAGAGGCAGCTCGACCCTCCCGCTCTCCCACTCGAGCAGCTTCAGGGTCCTTGTCCGAGTCCAGAGATGAAAGGATGCGAATCAGCCACTCGACTTGGACGTCGTCCAGTGCCTTCTTTGGAAAGTGCCTCCTGTTGATGACATCCTTCACAGGGTTCAACAGTGCACCTAGAGTAGTCAGTCCACGGACTGCCATGTGAGGCGGCAAGACCTCGCTGATTCGCTTCTCAATCTCGTCTTCCAAAGCGGTATTCCTCCTCGGTATATGTTTCGTACAGTACATCAGTGCCCGTGGTGGGCATCGAGTCGAAGACAGCCACCATGACGCCCTTCGTACCAAAGGCCTCGACGAGTCGCCCTTGAACTCCAGCTGGAGTGTGAACGACTCGGTTGATCAGGAGTTCTGCAGACTCACGCCGGGTGGCCAGGCCTTCAACCAGCACGTCAGTCGCTCTAACGCGCTGTACTCGCCCGACTCGGACGTGTTTTTGCAGGAGACGGAGTGTGTCATGAGTCGCCGTTACTTGTCCGGACCCAACCACTCGCATCTGCGTGGGAGGGAGGTCGGACCTCATGAGCAGCACCCTGGACCCTACAGGGACCGGGAGTCTCTCGGCGAGCAGCAGTGCGGCCGTGATGTTTGGGCCCTCGGCCCGGTCGAGCACAACCCAGCCTCTCTCCGTCGCTTCCAGCGGCACCAGCTCCGCTGTGACTGTCGGAATGCCGACTGTCGCGGTCAGGACCATTCTCTTGGTGATGCTGCCTCTGTACAGTGGACTGACATACAGATCCACTGTCAGACTGTCGGACAGACTCATGCTGCCTGGAGAGCAGAGATAGTCCCCACGATGGACGGTCTCGTGGTGTATCTCTGGGACGTTCACTCCCACCCGGTCGCCAGCTGAGGCCTCCTCTCTCTCCGTGCCGAATGTCTGTATGGAACGTACTCTTGCGACAGCCCCCTGAGGCATCAGCTCTACAGTGTCCCCTGTGCGTAACCGCCCCTGAAGGACTGTACCAGTCATCACAGTACCGTGACCTCTGACCAGGAAGGCATGGTCAATGGGAATCAGAAGTGGTGCTGCCGGATCACGTCTCTTGGGCCGGAGGATGGTCAGCAGCTTGGCCTTTAGCGAGTCGATACCATCACCTGTGACTGCAGACACACGGGCGTACTCCACAGTCTTGAAAGATGTCTCAGCCATGATGGCCCTCATACGGTTCTCGACCGCGTGGACAGCTGCGGCTGTCGCGGAGTCAGTCTTTGTTATGGCTACAAGAACACTCTCGACACCCATTGCCTCAAGCACGATGATGTGCTCACCCGTCTGCACTTTCGGTCCCTCGTCTGCAGCGACGACAAGAATAGCCGCATCAATTATGCCGGCGCCCGCGACAACACTGCGGATGAGGTCGGCATGCCCCGGTGCGTCCACCAGAGTGACAAGATAGTCCTCCATGGTGAACATGGTGAAGCCAAGGTCAATGGTTATTCCTCGCTCTTGGGCCTGTGGATGCTTGTCCAGTCCTGCTGTGGACACCTTTGTGCTGAGGACGCGGGCCAGAGAGGTCTTGCCATGGTCTATGTGGCCCACCAGACCGACATGAACTGGAGTCAGACCTGTCATGGTAGTATGAGGGGGGATGATACAGGTCTGTGTTAAACCTTTGTTAGACACGACGGGTTTATTGGGTGACTGGGACCACTCATGGCTATGGTCTCAAGGTCCCTCGAGAAGATGATGCTTATTGCTGTGGGTCTGACCACGGTGATAGTTGTGGGTGTACCGATACTGCTACATACTGTGGACATGCTGAACGGCGCAACACAACTTGAGATGGCCTCCGCCTTTGCAGGCCGGGTCCATGACGCCACGCTTCGGGTGGACAATGGCAGTGCCGCCTCATACTCGATACAAGTGTCTGTACCAGCAGGAGTGACCGTGACGGCCCTTGGCCACACGCTTAGCATAACCTACTCAAGAGATGGAGGCACACCCGTGGTGTGGTCAAAGGAGTATGACCACGAGGTGGCCCTGATAGCACCGACGGCAGAGGGCCCCCATGTCTTGTCTGTCACTCTCTCGGGGGTCTATGTCCATGTGGAGTTCACCAGACTCTGAAACGACTCTCTTGCCAACATTACGGGCACAGGTCGCCAATTCAAATACGGACTGGCTGCTGTTCAGCAAGGTGACCTGTGACACAACTGCCTCTAAGACACAACGTTTTTAATGACGGCTCAGGTCTTCGCCTTCCAACGCCGTAGGGCGAGGTCTGAACACCCATGGCAGACGATGCCGACAAGCTCGACAAGACTGAGGAAGAACGTGACCTCGAACAGGACGAGAAGGTCAAGAAACCCACAACCGAGCCTCCAAAGGAGACCAAGTCTCGAAGGGGCAATCTTGTGGGGATATTCTTCAACGTCAGAATGCTCAGGAGGCTTGTTCAAATCTTCTTCTTCGTAGGCATAAACGCGTACATCCTCGCCTCTTGGACAGGTGGAGAGGCACTACTCGCCTTCTGGCAAGCCGTAAGGACGGCCCTTCCAACACTGCCCATAATTGCTCCTCTCGAGGCCCCCTTTG
Proteins encoded in this window:
- the spcS gene encoding O-phosphoseryl-tRNA(Sec) selenium transferase — protein: MEDEIEKRISEVLPPHMAVRGLTTLGALLNPVKDVINRRHFPKKALDDVQVEWLIRILSSLDSDKDPEAARVGEREGRAASPLIGRLSLGFNHGIGRSGHVTNPQPKAVGASLMQNIANTVAVDAIRKLGLSNVRHGFVVPLSTGMTIALVLAALRREFGVRQVLYPRLDHLSPKRAIAMAGLEEVSIPNLIEGDAVQTDLSALERLMRPDSGQAVLATTTFFPPREPDPVKEIARLCAERNTPLVINNAYGVQSAQVMALIRAAVDAGRVDAIVQSSDKNFLAPVGASIVVSPHSQVIEWTAATYAGRASAAPVVQTLAAMLVLGEEGYVKLRQEQTENRAFLQSRIEEIASTTGQRVLDVVSPIACAMTVGLDDARRLGAYLYERRVTGPRVVVRGEFGACVDNYPESYVVVNSAIGARRVDVESASTKLLKGLTSLPEGS
- the selB gene encoding selenocysteine-specific translation elongation factor → MTGLTPVHVGLVGHIDHGKTSLARVLSTKVSTAGLDKHPQAQERGITIDLGFTMFTMEDYLVTLVDAPGHADLIRSVVAGAGIIDAAILVVAADEGPKVQTGEHIIVLEAMGVESVLVAITKTDSATAAAVHAVENRMRAIMAETSFKTVEYARVSAVTGDGIDSLKAKLLTILRPKRRDPAAPLLIPIDHAFLVRGHGTVMTGTVLQGRLRTGDTVELMPQGAVARVRSIQTFGTEREEASAGDRVGVNVPEIHHETVHRGDYLCSPGSMSLSDSLTVDLYVSPLYRGSITKRMVLTATVGIPTVTAELVPLEATERGWVVLDRAEGPNITAALLLAERLPVPVGSRVLLMRSDLPPTQMRVVGSGQVTATHDTLRLLQKHVRVGRVQRVRATDVLVEGLATRRESAELLINRVVHTPAGVQGRLVEAFGTKGVMVAVFDSMPTTGTDVLYETYTEEEYRFGRRD